A stretch of the Vibrio sp. HB236076 genome encodes the following:
- a CDS encoding YqaE/Pmp3 family membrane protein has translation MDLIRILFAILLPPLGVFLQVGIGGAFWLNILLTLLGYIPGIVHAVWVIARR, from the coding sequence ATGGATTTAATTCGCATTCTTTTCGCTATTCTACTTCCGCCATTAGGGGTCTTTTTACAAGTGGGGATCGGCGGCGCTTTTTGGCTCAATATTTTGCTGACCTTACTGGGCTACATTCCCGGTATTGTCCACGCGGTTTGGGTGATCGCACGCCGGTAA
- a CDS encoding SDR family NAD(P)-dependent oxidoreductase produces the protein MAVKVILGGSGGIGLAMVKALLDDASPIGSSQDQVIASYHHQCPSLTHPRLTWRRLDITKAASVTRFFESCQQIDWLINTIGLLHRDYAGPEKRLDQVDVAWLNESMATHLTGNVLTAQSAAAKLALSPQAKFAVLSAKVGSISDNQLGGWYSYRCSKAALNMFIKTLSIEWRRQMPNVTILALHPGTTDTALSKPFQGRVPAHQLQSAESVAAQLIALIDAASPDDTGRFIDYQGRDLGW, from the coding sequence ATGGCAGTGAAAGTGATACTCGGTGGCAGTGGCGGTATTGGTTTGGCGATGGTTAAAGCTTTGCTAGATGATGCTTCGCCGATAGGCTCTTCACAGGATCAGGTGATCGCCAGTTATCATCACCAATGCCCAAGTTTAACCCACCCTCGATTGACTTGGCGCCGGTTAGACATTACCAAAGCGGCCTCTGTGACGCGATTTTTCGAGTCATGCCAGCAAATTGATTGGTTGATCAACACCATAGGGTTATTGCATCGCGATTACGCCGGGCCAGAGAAAAGGCTCGACCAAGTCGATGTCGCGTGGCTCAACGAATCGATGGCGACGCATTTAACCGGTAATGTCTTGACGGCGCAATCGGCGGCCGCCAAACTGGCTTTGTCGCCACAGGCCAAGTTCGCCGTGCTCAGTGCCAAAGTGGGCAGCATCAGTGATAATCAGTTAGGCGGTTGGTACAGTTATCGCTGTTCAAAAGCGGCGCTTAACATGTTCATCAAGACGCTGAGTATCGAGTGGCGGCGGCAAATGCCCAACGTGACCATCTTGGCTCTTCACCCAGGCACAACCGATACGGCGTTATCTAAGCCTTTTCAAGGACGCGTTCCAGCGCATCAATTGCAAAGCGCTGAGTCAGTCGCCGCGCAATTGATCGCCTTGATTGATGCCGCATCACCAGACGATACGGGCCGTTTTATCGACTATCAAGGCCGTGACCTCGGCTGGTGA
- a CDS encoding DASH family cryptochrome, whose protein sequence is MNIGLYLFSHDLRLSDQPLLTTLSGKVDKLICASWQRPVSQWDQGKLPNTAGGEHQKRFYQQGLCELAQQLAQKNHLLYPIGDLFSALESLSTAYPNATITLAHCAFAGVDERRYFKALAERFTHIRFCTSHHNHLLTAEQGTFEPGDFPRAFFPFRKQVMALNPSDPIDAPSTLAAPLAVDALAGFQQPVSSSPPHAGASVIAYGGESHGLAHLAGYFATRCASEYKQTRNGLTFSTSSTCLSIWLAQGAISAKQVVKQLRAYESEHGRNASTEWIYFELLWREYFYWFARHHQQRLFWRQGLRQSAPLTTFYPQRFRAWCEGKTSYPIVNACINQLRATGWMSNRGRQLVASCLVNELGLDWRFGAAFFQHHLIDYDVASNWGNWMSIAGVASPGGTAKHFDLAEQTQWFDPKGEFIARWQGQQKPIGEVVDGADWPL, encoded by the coding sequence GTGAATATTGGCCTTTATCTTTTTAGCCATGATTTGAGATTGAGCGATCAACCCCTGCTGACGACGTTAAGTGGCAAGGTCGACAAACTGATTTGCGCCAGTTGGCAACGTCCTGTAAGCCAATGGGACCAAGGCAAACTCCCCAACACCGCGGGCGGAGAACATCAGAAGCGCTTTTATCAGCAAGGACTCTGTGAACTCGCACAACAACTCGCGCAAAAAAATCATCTGCTTTACCCCATAGGTGACCTGTTCTCAGCGCTAGAGAGCCTCAGTACCGCTTACCCAAATGCCACGATAACGTTAGCGCATTGTGCTTTTGCAGGTGTCGACGAGCGTCGCTATTTCAAAGCCCTTGCCGAGCGTTTTACTCACATTAGGTTTTGTACTTCTCATCACAATCACTTACTTACCGCCGAGCAAGGGACGTTTGAGCCAGGGGACTTTCCCCGGGCCTTTTTTCCATTTCGAAAACAAGTCATGGCGCTCAACCCCAGTGACCCTATCGATGCGCCTAGCACCTTAGCGGCGCCATTAGCCGTCGATGCTTTAGCGGGGTTTCAACAACCGGTTTCCAGTTCACCACCACATGCAGGCGCGTCGGTTATTGCTTATGGCGGTGAATCACACGGCCTTGCCCATTTGGCGGGCTATTTTGCTACCCGATGTGCCAGCGAGTACAAACAAACGCGCAACGGGCTTACCTTTAGTACCAGTTCGACTTGTCTGTCGATTTGGCTTGCACAAGGGGCGATTTCGGCCAAACAAGTGGTTAAACAACTTCGGGCGTATGAATCTGAGCACGGTCGCAATGCCTCGACCGAATGGATCTATTTTGAACTGTTGTGGCGAGAGTATTTTTATTGGTTTGCCCGCCATCATCAACAGCGCCTGTTTTGGCGACAGGGGCTTAGGCAAAGCGCGCCGCTGACCACGTTTTATCCCCAGCGTTTTCGCGCCTGGTGCGAAGGCAAAACCTCGTACCCCATTGTGAATGCTTGCATCAATCAATTGCGCGCTACAGGCTGGATGTCGAATCGCGGTCGTCAACTGGTGGCTAGCTGCTTGGTCAATGAGCTTGGCCTCGATTGGCGTTTTGGTGCCGCCTTTTTTCAACACCATTTAATCGATTACGACGTGGCGAGTAATTGGGGCAATTGGATGAGCATTGCAGGGGTCGCCAGCCCCGGAGGAACAGCAAAGCACTTTGATTTGGCTGAGCAAACCCAGTGGTTTGACCCAAAGGGGGAATTTATTGCGCGCTGGCAAGGGCAGCAAAAGCCCATTGGCGAAGTCGTTGATGGCGCGGATTGGCCGTTATAG
- a CDS encoding VWA domain-containing protein produces MLGIDAFNLALSVLESGVLESVMEELTSGYQAYALSDKPSVKGIVDQQLSRWQHRLKRSALQASEAPEIQSELALYQDVVTWDEAQFAREYSSVIAKLEALDSEFVGAAQRILAEHQRSPNPMLGHFFCHQWLASLTSHMEATQQASLEEQKQEMLKELQQRMATLTTMDKFTDAQRLGILARIWDMSSGKLTQGDHQYLQQQAHYLSKNPELLSLAEQIGRESQPHNEQAVPQTPKTPHCETVTVQSEQALDEMTGVTQSAELARMLPNQVMLLGEPDLELLFYKNLLDRRLLTYQMQGKTQQRVPVQSKATTPDETINPKGPFILCVDASGSMVGEMEQAAKAFSFALMQMALAEKRDCLVHIYSTDFIEYHLNADNGLREMLDFLSYQFHGGTDLTPVLNASLEAMESRAYQRADLVVISDFIAPKPKPEIVDKFAQLRSQEHQFHAVCLSKQATPAVINLFDQQWHFRANTLLSWRR; encoded by the coding sequence ATGCTGGGGATAGACGCGTTTAATCTGGCGCTATCGGTGCTCGAGTCTGGGGTGCTTGAATCGGTGATGGAAGAGCTAACATCTGGGTATCAAGCTTATGCATTGTCGGATAAACCGAGTGTGAAAGGCATCGTTGATCAGCAACTGAGCCGTTGGCAACATCGCTTAAAACGCAGTGCCCTGCAAGCCAGTGAAGCGCCGGAAATACAATCTGAATTGGCTCTTTATCAAGACGTCGTCACGTGGGATGAAGCGCAATTTGCCCGCGAGTATTCGTCTGTCATCGCGAAGCTAGAAGCGCTGGACTCAGAATTCGTCGGCGCCGCGCAGCGCATCCTTGCCGAACACCAACGTTCGCCAAACCCAATGCTGGGGCACTTTTTTTGTCATCAATGGCTAGCCAGTTTAACGTCGCACATGGAGGCGACTCAGCAAGCTTCTCTGGAAGAGCAAAAACAAGAGATGCTTAAAGAGTTACAGCAGCGGATGGCGACGCTAACGACAATGGATAAGTTTACAGATGCTCAGCGCTTAGGCATTTTAGCTCGCATTTGGGACATGTCATCTGGCAAGTTGACGCAAGGCGATCATCAGTATTTGCAGCAACAAGCCCATTACTTGTCTAAAAATCCCGAACTCTTGTCACTGGCAGAGCAAATTGGCCGCGAGTCTCAACCGCACAATGAGCAAGCTGTGCCGCAGACACCTAAAACGCCGCATTGTGAGACGGTGACGGTACAAAGCGAGCAAGCCTTAGATGAAATGACCGGAGTCACGCAATCGGCGGAGCTAGCGCGAATGTTGCCCAATCAAGTCATGTTGCTAGGTGAGCCCGACCTCGAGTTGCTGTTTTACAAAAATTTGCTCGACCGTCGCTTGTTAACTTACCAAATGCAAGGAAAAACCCAGCAACGGGTGCCGGTACAAAGCAAAGCCACCACACCGGATGAGACAATCAACCCCAAAGGGCCTTTTATATTGTGTGTCGATGCATCGGGCTCGATGGTCGGTGAGATGGAGCAAGCGGCAAAAGCCTTCTCTTTTGCTTTAATGCAGATGGCGCTGGCCGAAAAACGCGACTGCCTGGTGCATATTTACTCGACTGATTTTATCGAATACCACTTAAATGCCGACAACGGCTTGCGTGAGATGTTGGACTTTCTCAGTTACCAATTTCACGGTGGGACGGATTTGACACCGGTGCTCAACGCGTCGTTAGAGGCGATGGAAAGCCGCGCTTATCAACGCGCCGATTTGGTGGTCATTTCCGATTTTATTGCCCCCAAGCCCAAGCCTGAAATCGTCGACAAGTTTGCCCAGTTGCGCAGTCAAGAGCATCAGTTTCACGCGGTGTGTTTGTCTAAACAGGCCACGCCTGCCGTGATCAACTTGTTTGATCAACAATGGCACTTTAGAGCCAACACGCTGTTGTCGTGGCGGCGTTAG
- a CDS encoding ATPase RavA domain-containing protein has translation MDVFESMTHTQHALLSERIEKLAQALSNGVYEREHTMKLCLLAALCGESVFLLGPPGIAKSMIAKRLIQGFEDQDYFEYLMTRFSTPEEVFGPLSIHDLKDNGRYTRLTQGYLPSAHVVFLDEIWKAGPAILNTLLTVVNEKTFKNGQETQPVPMRLLITASNELPDKDSGLDALYDRLLIRLFVDRIQSKQNFQAMLTQGTELESKVDDVLKISRQESLQWQQALEKVSLPSDMFDALYQLKESLEQLQAREPANSQALYVSDRRWKKAVKLLKASAFFNGRQAVNGLDLLLLEHCLWNTPQSKEQVQNLIYQFATRQAYGQQDIDGELAVIGEKATQLQQQLVQSLQLQTRASVQSGLRRKTQFDVSWHQAASFKVGYQNHVHKFLILKPDTKVSEQYQSESRWVYVAHDDIDKALKEGGAEVMGFVNDHKELTKLTFRVEEQGQVVLKDVANRSVPVALVEQSASAQLQAIETAQQAMVALGQARSSLQAKLDQAKRDFHHALPHIFVESHLLMAIEADFQSMTQRLDALQTQLDEGEQSCVSYHHYFSESR, from the coding sequence ATGGACGTTTTCGAATCAATGACACACACCCAACACGCGTTGCTTTCTGAGCGAATAGAAAAACTGGCGCAGGCACTTTCTAACGGGGTTTATGAGCGCGAGCACACCATGAAGCTGTGTTTATTAGCGGCCCTTTGTGGTGAGAGTGTTTTTTTATTGGGTCCACCGGGCATTGCCAAAAGCATGATCGCCAAGCGCTTGATTCAAGGTTTTGAAGACCAAGACTACTTTGAATACTTGATGACGCGCTTTTCAACCCCTGAAGAAGTGTTTGGCCCTTTGAGTATCCACGATTTAAAAGACAATGGCCGTTATACGCGCTTGACACAAGGGTATTTGCCTTCGGCTCACGTGGTGTTTCTCGATGAAATTTGGAAAGCAGGCCCGGCCATTTTAAATACCTTGCTCACGGTGGTGAATGAAAAGACCTTTAAAAATGGCCAGGAAACCCAGCCGGTACCGATGCGCTTATTGATCACTGCATCGAATGAGCTACCGGATAAAGACAGCGGCCTTGATGCGCTCTACGACCGACTGCTGATCCGTTTGTTTGTCGACCGCATCCAGAGTAAGCAAAATTTTCAAGCCATGTTGACGCAAGGCACTGAGTTAGAAAGCAAAGTGGATGACGTGCTCAAGATCTCGCGACAAGAATCGCTGCAGTGGCAACAGGCGCTTGAGAAGGTGAGCTTGCCGAGCGACATGTTTGATGCACTGTATCAACTCAAAGAATCATTGGAGCAATTACAGGCCCGCGAGCCAGCCAACTCTCAAGCCTTGTACGTCTCTGACCGCCGGTGGAAAAAAGCGGTCAAATTACTCAAAGCCAGTGCATTTTTTAACGGCCGTCAAGCGGTCAATGGCTTAGATTTACTGCTCTTAGAGCATTGCTTGTGGAATACCCCGCAATCAAAAGAGCAAGTGCAAAATCTCATTTATCAATTTGCGACTCGTCAAGCCTACGGCCAGCAAGACATCGACGGCGAACTGGCGGTGATAGGGGAAAAAGCCACTCAATTGCAACAGCAGCTTGTGCAATCGCTGCAACTGCAAACTCGTGCGAGTGTGCAATCTGGCCTGCGGCGAAAAACGCAGTTTGATGTGTCTTGGCACCAGGCAGCGAGCTTTAAAGTTGGCTATCAAAATCACGTGCACAAGTTTCTTATTCTCAAGCCTGACACTAAGGTGTCTGAGCAATATCAATCAGAAAGTCGCTGGGTGTATGTCGCACACGATGACATCGACAAAGCGCTCAAAGAAGGGGGCGCCGAGGTGATGGGCTTTGTCAACGATCACAAAGAGTTAACTAAGTTGACCTTTCGTGTCGAAGAGCAAGGGCAGGTCGTTCTCAAAGACGTTGCCAACCGCTCTGTCCCCGTTGCTTTAGTTGAACAGTCCGCTTCAGCACAGCTTCAAGCGATTGAAACCGCGCAGCAGGCGATGGTTGCCCTAGGCCAAGCGCGCTCATCACTGCAAGCGAAACTCGATCAGGCAAAACGAGATTTTCATCATGCGCTGCCGCATATTTTTGTTGAAAGCCATTTGTTAATGGCGATAGAAGCGGACTTTCAATCTATGACTCAGCGGCTTGATGCCCTGCAAACGCAATTGGACGAAGGCGAGCAATCTTGTGTGTCGTACCATCACTATTTTAGTGAGTCACGTTAA
- a CDS encoding NUDIX hydrolase, with the protein MLKTIHHWKKMQLVQETTLLPNGITTEHTKIHHPGAAVILPITDQGQILLLRQYRPALKKWLLELPAGTREPGEDFLTCAQRELIEETGYQAKQFESLGALTPMAGLCDEIQHLYIATQLQSNATLPKDADEVIEVEFWSKNELEQAIISGEISDAKTLACLYRASLAKRI; encoded by the coding sequence ATGCTAAAAACGATTCATCATTGGAAAAAAATGCAGTTAGTGCAAGAAACTACCTTATTGCCCAATGGCATAACCACTGAGCATACCAAAATTCATCACCCTGGTGCAGCGGTCATTTTACCCATCACTGATCAAGGTCAAATCTTGTTGCTACGCCAATATCGACCGGCGCTAAAAAAGTGGTTGCTTGAACTGCCTGCTGGTACCAGAGAGCCTGGCGAAGACTTTTTGACTTGCGCGCAAAGAGAGTTGATCGAAGAAACGGGTTATCAGGCCAAACAGTTTGAGTCGTTGGGCGCGTTGACGCCAATGGCGGGATTGTGTGATGAAATACAGCATTTGTACATTGCCACACAACTGCAAAGCAATGCGACACTGCCCAAAGACGCTGACGAGGTCATCGAGGTCGAATTCTGGTCAAAAAACGAACTAGAACAAGCCATCATCAGCGGTGAAATCAGCGATGCCAAGACCTTAGCTTGCTTGTATCGAGCATCGCTGGCAAAACGCATTTAA
- a CDS encoding methyl-accepting chemotaxis protein, with protein MLQWMLNLSIIKKMILLVGTLLVLLIGVAGYSVLKMNLVAKEVAMIAHENMPLIKMSSSVVIKQLESEIALEKAFRAAELHSSEEQSVEHYLRLAVQLHQDINQDIKSSEQLLANADQLAVTEYDKQRFRALEQSMYRIEEAHQAYLDNVTLFEKQFAQGASATQLVHLLEQLEVQQKQINRQLIDFTVELETMTQDSVNLTEEIENNALLGLLILASVSLIFGLAMGLFISRATLTGVRKIRDAAAKMEQGQFDFTLSVDSRDELGQLAQSINKTVTTLSGLLAEVNDRAVNISSMATELASISDDNQNAVVEQQSNTEQIATAMAQIAATVTELAASAEGASHNSDVAQQRVQQCDDLMQKMVEEISSLVNNAQHASQSILAVQESTEQIHQFINVVSAIAEQTNLLALNASIEAARAGEQGRGFAVVADEVRALANRSQEATSEIGGLIDNLVRSAKMAHDDFKTNHDTTISSSSKVAQSQDMLASIRHAIEELSQASHQVAVASEQQSVTIEDMNVRITSVKDKGDVVLQGATHSTSACHSLSEDVVVLKTLIGQFKTQTVSST; from the coding sequence ATGTTGCAGTGGATGTTGAATTTATCCATCATCAAAAAGATGATCCTATTGGTTGGGACCTTGCTTGTCTTATTGATAGGAGTGGCTGGCTACAGTGTGTTGAAAATGAATTTAGTGGCCAAAGAAGTGGCCATGATTGCACATGAAAACATGCCACTGATCAAGATGAGCTCATCGGTGGTCATTAAGCAATTAGAAAGTGAAATTGCACTGGAAAAAGCGTTTCGAGCGGCGGAATTACACAGCAGTGAAGAGCAAAGTGTTGAGCATTACTTGCGCTTAGCAGTGCAATTGCACCAAGACATAAACCAAGACATTAAGTCCTCAGAACAACTACTGGCCAACGCGGATCAACTTGCCGTTACCGAGTATGACAAACAGCGGTTTCGCGCCCTAGAACAATCGATGTATCGCATTGAAGAGGCTCACCAGGCGTATTTAGACAACGTCACCTTGTTTGAGAAGCAATTTGCGCAAGGCGCCTCGGCAACCCAGTTGGTTCACTTGTTAGAACAATTAGAAGTGCAACAAAAGCAGATCAACCGCCAGTTAATTGACTTTACGGTTGAACTAGAAACCATGACGCAAGATTCCGTGAATCTCACCGAGGAAATCGAGAACAATGCGCTATTGGGTTTATTGATTTTAGCCAGTGTGAGTTTGATATTTGGTTTGGCGATGGGACTTTTCATCAGCCGAGCGACCTTGACTGGCGTGCGAAAAATTCGCGACGCTGCGGCAAAGATGGAGCAAGGCCAATTTGATTTCACCTTATCGGTTGATTCACGTGATGAGTTAGGCCAGCTAGCGCAAAGCATCAACAAAACAGTGACGACCTTAAGTGGCCTGTTAGCGGAAGTGAACGATCGCGCAGTGAACATCAGCAGCATGGCGACGGAACTTGCTAGCATTTCTGATGACAACCAAAACGCAGTAGTCGAACAGCAAAGTAACACTGAACAAATTGCCACGGCGATGGCACAAATTGCCGCAACGGTCACTGAACTGGCGGCAAGTGCTGAAGGGGCTTCGCACAACAGTGATGTCGCCCAGCAGCGAGTTCAGCAATGTGATGACTTAATGCAAAAAATGGTGGAAGAAATCTCTAGCTTAGTCAATAACGCCCAGCACGCCTCACAATCGATTCTCGCGGTACAAGAGAGCACCGAACAGATCCATCAATTTATCAACGTGGTGTCTGCCATTGCTGAGCAAACCAATTTACTGGCACTTAATGCCTCAATCGAAGCGGCCAGAGCGGGTGAGCAAGGACGCGGCTTTGCCGTCGTAGCAGATGAAGTGAGAGCATTGGCCAACCGCAGCCAAGAAGCAACCAGCGAAATTGGTGGCTTGATCGACAATTTGGTCCGCAGTGCGAAAATGGCACACGACGATTTTAAAACCAATCACGACACCACCATAAGTTCGTCATCCAAAGTGGCGCAGAGCCAAGATATGTTAGCCAGTATTCGTCATGCGATCGAAGAATTGTCACAGGCCAGTCACCAAGTGGCGGTGGCCAGTGAGCAACAGTCGGTGACCATTGAAGATATGAATGTGCGTATTACCAGTGTGAAAGACAAAGGAGATGTGGTTTTACAAGGCGCGACGCACAGTACCTCTGCCTGCCACTCTTTGTCAGAAGATGTGGTGGTGTTGAAAACCTTGATTGGCCAATTTAAAACCCAAACGGTGTCGAGTACTTAA